One Oryza sativa Japonica Group chromosome 8, ASM3414082v1 DNA window includes the following coding sequences:
- the LOC4345437 gene encoding probable phospholipid-transporting ATPase 8, translating to MRPASASAADERPLVELTSAAATAPASTETSTFSSAPGFTRAVRCSGAGSSSSSSSSSDEGGGGVYPGNAISTTKYTAASFVPKSLFEQFRRAANCFFLVVACVSFSPLAPYRAVSVLLPLVVVVGAAMAKEAVEDWRRKQQDIEVNSRKVEVYDGTQSFHQTEWKKLQVGDIVKVKKDEFFPADLVLLSSSYEDGICYVETMNLDGETNLKRKQSLDVTAGLNEDHSFHTFKAFIQCEDPNEKLYSFLGTLHYNGQQYPLSPQQILLRDSKLRNTNQIYGIVIFTGHDTKVMQNAMEPPSKRSSVERRMDKIIYLLFVILFAIASFGSVMFGIRTRAELSAGNYAWYLRPDNSTMYFDPNRATLAAICHFLTSLMLYVCLVPISLYISIEIVKVLQSTFINQDQNMYCEESDKPARARTSNLNEELGQVHTILSDKTGTLTCNSMEFLKCSIAGVAYGNRPIEVQMPYGGIEEECVDIGQKGAVKSVRPVKGFNFTDDRLMNGQWSKECHQDVIEMFFRVLAVCHTAIPVADRTSGGMSYEAESPDEGALVAAARELGFEFYHRSQTSISVHEYDPVFGRKVDRTYKLLNTLEFSSARKRMSVIVSTEEGRLFLFCKGADSVILERLSKDNSKACLTNTKCHIDEYSEAGLRTLALAYRELTEDEYVAWNMEYSAAKNSVHNDHDVAVEKASENIEKDLVLLGATAVEDRLQKGVPECIHKLAQAGIKIWILTGDKLETAVNIGYACNLLRKGMEEVYITLDNPGTNVPEEHNGESSGMAPYEQIGRKLEDARRQILQKGTSAPFALIIDGNALTHALMGGLKTAFLDLAVDCASVLCCRISPKQKALITRLVKNRIRKTTLAIGDGANDVGMLQEADIGVGISGAEGMQAVMASDFAIAQFRFLERLLLVHGHWCYRRIAAMICYFFFKNITFGFTLFWFEAHAMFSAQPGYNDWFISFYNVAFTSLPVIALGVFDKDVSSRVCLEVPSLHQDGVNNLFFSWSRILSWMLNGVCCSIIIYFGALHAVLIQAVRQDGHVAGFDILGVTMYTCVVWTVNCQLALYISYFTWIQHFVIWGSILIWYTFLVIYGSFPPTISTSAYHVFWEACASSPLYWLSTLVIVVTALIPYFLYKITQSLFCPQHCDQVQRPNSKELVAQ from the exons ATgcgccccgcctccgcctccgccgccgacgagcgccCCCTCGTCGAgctcacctccgccgccgcgaccgcaCCCGCGTCCACCGAGACCTCCACGTTCTCCTCCGCACCGGGATTCACCCGCGCGGTGCGCTGCAGCGGCGCGggatcctcctcctcgtcctcatcctcctccgacgagggcggcggtggggtgTACCCGGGGAACGCGATCTCGACGACCAAGTACACGGCGGCGAGCTTCGTGCCCAAGTCGCTGTTCGAGCAgttccgccgcgccgccaactgcttcttcctcgtcgtcgcctgCGTCTCGTTCAGCCCGCTCGCGCCGTACCGGGCCGTCtccgtcctcctcccgctcgtcgtcgtcgtcggggccgCCATGGCCAAGGAGGCCGTCGAGGACTGGCGACGAAAGCAGCAG GACATTGAAGTGAATAGCAGGAAGGTCGAGGTTTATGATGGCACCCAATCATTTCATCAGACAGAATGGAAGAAGCTTCAAGTTGGTGATATAGTGAAAGTGAAGAAAGATGAGTTCTTCCCTGCTGACCTTGTTTTGCTTTCTTCGAGCTATGAGGATGGAATATGTTATGTTGAGACAATGAATCTTGATGGAGAGACAAACTTGAAGCGAAAACAATCATTGGACGTGACTGCGGGCTTGAATGAGGATCATTCTTTCCACACCTTCAAGGCTTTCATTCAATGTGAGGATCCAAATGAGAAATTATATTCCTTTTTAGGGACATTGCACTATAATGGGCAACAATATCCTCTATCCCCACAACAGATCCTGTTAAGGGATTCAAAGCTTCGGAACACAAATCAAATTTATGGCATTGTAATTTTCACGGGGCATGACACAAAGGTAATGCAGAATGCAATGGAACCACCATCAAAGAGGAGTTCTGTTGAACGAAGAATGGATAAGatcatttatcttctttttgTAATTCTCTTTGCTATTGCATCGTTTGGGTCGGTTATGTTTGGTATCAGAACGAGGGCTGAATTAAGTGCAGGGAACTATGCCTGGTACCTAAGGCCAGATAACTCAACTATGTACTTTGATCCAAACAGAGCAACATTAGCAGCTATTTGCCATTTTCTGACAAGTCTCATGCTGTATGTGTGCTTGGTGCCCATTTCCTTGTATATATCGATAGAGATCGTTAAAGTCTTACAGAGCACATTCATAAATCAAGACCAGAACATGTATTGCGAAGAGTCTGATAAACCAGCAAGGGCTCGCACATCAAATTTGAATGAGGAACTTGGTCAAGTGCACACCATACTCTCTGACAAAACAGGAACCTTAACATGTAATTCGATGGAGTTCCTGAAATGTTCCATTGCTGGTGTTGCTTATGGAAATAGGCCTATAGAAGTGCAGATGCCTTATGGAGGAATAGAGGAAGAATGTGTTGATATTGGGCAGAAGGGTGCTGTTAAATCTGTAAGACCGGTAAAGGGATTCAACTTTACTGATGACCGCTTGATGAATGGACAGTGGAGCAAAGAGTGCCATCAAGATGTTATAGAAATGTTTTTCCGTGTGTTAGCTGTCTGTCATACTGCAATTCCTGTTGCAGATAGAACTTCTGGTGGGATGTCTTATGAGGCGGAATCACCTGATGAAGGAGCTCTTGTTGCAGCTGCAAGGGAACTTGGTTTTGAATTTTATCATAGGTCACAGACAAGCATATCAGTGCATGAATATGATCCTGTCTTCGGTAGAAAGGTGGATAG AACCTATAAGCTACTGAACACCCTAGAGTTTAGCAGTGCCCGCAAGCGTATGTCTGTCATTGTGAGTACAGAAGAGGGTCGGCTATTTCTGTTCTGTAAAGGGGCAGACAG TGTTATTCTTGAGAGGCTCTCTAAGGATAATAGCAAAGCTTGTCTGACAAATACAAAGTGCCACATCGACGAGTATTCTGAGGCAGGTTTGCGGACTCTGGCACTTGCATATCGTGAACTTACTGAGGACGAGTATGTTGCGTGGAATATGGAGTACTCAGCTGCAAAGAATTCTGTACATAATGATCATGATGTAGCTGTTGAGAAGGCATCAGAAAATATCGAGAAAGATTTGGTTCTTTTAGGTGCTACTGCTGTGGAGGACAGATTGCAAAAGGGG GTCCCAGAGTGTATTCACAAACTAGCTCAAGCTGGAATTAAGATCTGGATTCTCACAGGTGACAAATTGGAGACAGCTGTCAACATAGG TTATGCTTGCAACCTTTTGAGGAAAGGGATGGAGGAAGTTTATATAACTCTGGATAACCCAGGCACGAATGTTCCTGAGGAACACAATGGAGAAAGCAGTGGAATG GCTCCATACGAACAAATTGGTAGAAAGTTAGAAGATGCTCGAAGGCAAATTTTGCAGAAAGGAACTTCAGCCCCATTTGCCCTTATAATTGATGGCAATGCTCTAACACATGCTCTCATGGGTGGTCTTAAAACCGCATTTCTGGATCTAGCAGTTGATTGTGCGTCTGTTTTATGCTGTCGCATATCCCCGAAACAGAAAGCGCTG ATTACCAGACTGGTTAAAAATAGGATAAGGAAAACCACACTAGCAATTGGCGATGGAGCAAATGATGTCGGTATGCTACAAGAGGCTGACATTGGGGTTGGAATAAGTGGTGCTGAAGGAATGCAG GCTGTGATGGCAAGTGACTTTGCAATAGCTCAATTTCGTTTTTTAGAACGGTTACTCCTTGTACATGGTCATTGGTGTTATCGCCGAATTGCAGCGATG ATATGCTACTTTTTCTTCAAGAATATCACATTTGGCTTTACACTTTTCTGGTTTGAGGCTCATGCTATGTTCTCAGCCCAACCTGGTTACAACGATTGGTTCATATCTTTCTACAATGTTGCCTTTACATCTCTCCCGGTCATTGCTCTAGGTGTCTTTGATAAAGATGTCTCTTCCCGTGTTTGCCTCGAG GTCCCTTCATTACATCAAGATGGCGTGAATAATTTATTCTTCAGCTGGTCTCGTATACTCAGTTGGATGCTGAACGGAGTTTGCTGTTCAATAATAATATACTTTGGAGCCCTCCATGCTGTCCTCATTCAAGCTGTCCGACAGGATGGCCACGTTGCTGGATTTGACATCCTTGGAGTGACTATGTATACTTGCGTAGTTTGGACTGTCAACTGCCAACTAGCACTCTACATCAGCTACTTCACCTGGATACAGCATTTCGTCATCTGGGGCAGCATACTGATTTGGTACACTTTTCTGGTCATCTACGGCTCGTTTCCTCCAACAATATCAACCAGCGCATATCATGTTTTCTGGGAAGCTTGCGCTTCTAGCCCTTTATACTGGTTATCCACTCTAGTCATTGTTGTGACAGCCTTGATCCCATACTTCCTCTACAAAATCACACAGTCGCTGTTTTGCCCACAGCATTGTGATCAAGTTCAGAGACCTAATTCAAAAGAATTGGTGGCTCAATAA